TCTAGATGGCAAGCTGAGGTTCCTAATCATATGGCCTATGGTGGATTTCCATTTCGAACAAGAGAAAGAATTACATTGATTGTGTTGCATTTTCTGTATTGAGTGCtaaatagacattttattttctaaatttcttgTGTAAACCACTAATCAAATGTGAAGAAGCAGAAGCCATCAAAGATCAGTCAAATAATTGAAAACAGAATAAACATCTGGGGTTAAAATAGCTCGCTTGTCAATTTCCCCAACACCACAACAATGCTTCTTTCCAGTATTAACAGCTACAACGTCTTGGGAAAACTCGCTATTGCAACCTGGTGTGACCTGTATCAAATCGACAATAGTTTATCATTAATTCATCATGTAATCTGAAACATATAACAAGTCAGATAAATCATCGTTAACagctaatattataaaatgtaagttACTCACATCATAAAGGGAATCCCCCAACTTTAACTTGACAGCACCACTTCTATACACGAGCATTTTACCCATGAAACCTGCAGGTAACTCTTCTATGCCACGTGTCTTCTTTGCAGAACCTACACTCGCAGCCGGTTTTGAACGGCTATTGGTTTCATTCCCAGATATGTTTCCTGTTTGCTTTGTCATAGGTAATGTTGGTGGTAACTGAATAAAGAACATAGTTGCTTCTGAATTCTCCTCCTGGTAGCTCAACATCAGCGAGTTTCAGCATGAAGAAACCAGGCacaatataatatttgattcaGTTGTTATGGTACTAACCATTAGACCAAGCTCTACTGCTGGCTCCACTGAATCTTCTTCGAAAGTTGCATTTGCTAAAGCAAACTCCTCCTCATCAAGAAACTCTACAGtgtaaattcaataaaaagctACTCAAATTCAATAAGATATTAACCAGTTAGGTGAAGAACAATGCCTGGTTCGTTCCAAAAATGGGAATCTACTTGCAGTACTATAATGGCCTACACCAACAATGGTTTTTCAACTAATCACATACCAGGATTTCCTGAATATGGTCTCCTCATAGGAAGGGTTACAGGATAGTAACTATAATAATCCTGCAGATACATCCAAACAAAGAAAACCCAATAAACCCAATATACCTTACATAAACTATcaatggaaaattagaaaaccTGTAAACAGGTAAGGTCAATTACGGTTTGCATACCCATGGTTCTTTGTATTCTTTCTCCTCTCTCAAACCTGGAGTAGGAACACTACCTATTGAAACATCAACACACTAAGTATCAGACTGAAGGGAATCTCAATCACTAACGAGACAACTTTATATAAGGATAGTATGGTGTTAATAGTTTCCATTCTACTATACGGCTTGAACCTTTGGAAGCTCCAAATGTTTTTATGGAAGTTGACCCCGCTCCAAAACCAAATGCAACTTGTGAAGATGCAACTgcatatcaataaaaaaaagtgttttaagAGCTCACATTTGTGTTATAGAATGCatgtaatatttcaaaatttcagttcTTTTAATAATGGTATTTAAGGTATTGGTTGCATCAGATTTTGCTTTTTTTCCTCTTAAATGCATTGGTGCCATCACTCATATCAATATAGTTTAGTTGAATTGATAAAGAATTAACCTTTCTTTTCAACTTTAGGCTTTGTCTTTGCAGAAATTTGCtgggagaaaaagaaagaaaaagatcaGATAAGAAATAACATAACAAGGAAATCAATGGCAGATAAACatgaagaaaaatggaaataaaaaaagaagagaaaattaaagaaaggaaaagtaAGTACATTTAAACGCTGCAGCAAATCCCTGGCCTGAACAGCATCAGTGTCTTCGACCACTTCACTGAAACCCACAcaaaaaacaaccaaaactaAAGTGGACATAAGCAGATTAAAAAAagtaagtttgaaaatgaagaaaaaggcGCCTTGCATTGCAATCCATGTACGGGATGATATATACGTTTTAACCTCGAGCTTTGGTGCTCGGCGAGTAGGAGCTTTGGGTGCAAATCTAACCTGCAAAACAGAAtaatatccaaaaaaaattaagaaaaattatcgACTGTTGAAGTTCAACCATAGATGATAGTGATGGAACAAACCTTCCTGGTGGGAGCATTGGTTTTGTTAGTTTGTTGTTCCATTGAAGATGATCAAATTCAAAAGGTcttcaaacaagaaaaaaaatatactttGTGTGATgttttatgaattgaattgatatgaATATGGAGATGCGATTTGGTAGGGAAGAAAAACGGGCCAACTAGAATAGTTGTATCCAACGTGGAACAAGTACACTACATATATAACTGAAATCTTAAGAACCAAAAAATTAGGTCACTCGTATACTCCGTACCGTTCTGTTCCATGTGTAAGCCAGTATAACAGTGATTATCctttttttagataaaattttgcaaatttagctcaatttgcttcaaaaatcatttaagattttaaaaaattatatcaattacTCCCTTGCGTGTTTTtctcatatttaattaatagatttttaatggATATCTTATCTTAATTCAAGATTTGATATGAAGCATTATGGTATATGGaattaattcacatttaattaaatttttttatttctcaataatTAATAGTCAgacatttaaaaaacaaaaacaaaattagtaTAATTGTTTTCCAAAGCCTCGCAGTTGTTAGTATATTTGAGAGAACCAAGGAAGACAAAAGTTTAACAAACCAATGTAATGTCATTCAACCCATATCAAGGATCCAGATATTTTACAGAGTCAGTCATTCAATTTACAAGTGAAACGACAACGTTTCAAGAGTATTTCCATTTTAAAATATGGTAACTGACAAAAACCAAAAGGAACCATGAAAGAGTCTGAGGCAGATAGTCAGAGAGTAAGATGGGTGTGTGTGGGTGTGTACGTGCGTATAAATATGAGGaggattaaaacataaaaggtATAGCCTTCAGTTGAAAACTGACCACTGATGAAGTGATGTTAATGGGGTATAAGCCTTTATATGTAACCAAAGCAAAGCACCACCCCCACTTATCTGACTCACCCACCCACCAGAACCTTCAGACCATTTTGCAGACTTACTCTTCTTTTTTGCCTTAAGCTTAATCCCTGACCCGACCTCACCTGCTCCTCTTTgctctttttgctttttttttttttaactcattGACCAACCAGTTTTTTGTAACCCCATCGTGACTCATTACCAAATTCCTTTTATGACAATATTATTAGCTTTCAAcccaagattttttttttgttagtaCTGAGAAATGAGAAAACAGAAGGTTATATAATTTGTGAGTGAAAAATACCCATGTCTCCTCTAATGAAACATATAGTTTATGGACCAATCTAAGTCGCTTCAGTCTGCTTTTTTGTTAACAATGGTGAACCTTTTGTGTTCTTTAAGTTACttttgttttttgggttttaaatacAAATCAAAAAGTAGATACTGTGGGAAACTTTCGGTGATTATAGGTACATTACATACTGCTGTACTAAAGAAGACTTAGTACTGCAAGTAGTGCAGTGCAGGGGCAGTAcataaaagaaagagatggaaaccaaaaaaataataataaataaaaggggttAGTGGAACACTAAAGATGAAGATGAACATGGTAAAAAAGTGGCTGGCCAAGCCTGCTTCCCTGAAACCAGATATATGCATGGAATGGAAGATGcttcttttctatgttttaatAGTGGAATGTTTTTTTCTCAAAAGCCTATGCAGAGTGTGAGAGGAATCGTTTCAACAGGTGTTTTAAAAACTACAGTTCCTCAACTTAGGtgataagaagaaaaaaaaagcatagtCCTTTTAAGGCCTTGTTCCATTTCTGTGATTATTGTGGACCATACCGGTGATGTTTTTAAAGAGATGATTTATCTTGTTTTAGCCaaagataattttgattttgttgcaTAATGAAGAACAAAGGGAAAagattcatttttgtttttgttaactGGATCATATGGTTTGGTTTGGCTTGGCAGGGCTTGTGTGTTCAAAGAAAGAGGCATTGCCAAACGATCCCTACTCAATTAAGATGAACTGAGAAGCGACAAATTAGTAAATCCTGGGAATATAGGGCCAACGGGACCCCAACTATTATTACAATAAGCAGTGGGTTGGTTGAGTGCGTGCCTGCTTGAAGTTAAAgccaacataaaaaaaaaaatttcctcaCAACACATTGACCTGTTAGCTAGCTACCGGCATATCATGTTTGGATGAGTCATTCAGTCTCGAGAATAAATTTGCAGTAGGAAAAGAACATAAAACCAGTAAGAAGTCATTGGATCATTCATTAATAAGGGGAAAAAAGAAACACAACCCAATTTAACCATATTTAGCAAAAAGAgaacagaaaacaaaaaacaataaaacaaaaaacaataaaacaaaaagccAAAGGAGAAggaagaaataaatgaaagactAAACAGTCAGAATTCACAGAAAGAAGTGATCCCCACTACGTACATCTTTGGCCTCTAATGCAGAAACCTACCACTGGACATTCAACCATCTGCAATTGAAACAATAAGAATAGATTTCAGGCCAAAAGATGAAACGAGTTAAATGCCTTAAATTATagatgcaaaaagaaaaaagaaaaaaaagattaccATTATGAGCTCTTGAATTGAAAATGGGGAAGTCATGTGAAGTGGAAGGGATGGATATAGAGAGTCTGGTTGTTGAAACTGATGAGCTGTTTGATGATTTATCATCCAAATCAAGCCATGAATCTCTATGTTTTGGTGGCCATTCATCAAAGAAACGATGGACTGTCTTTTGGGGTTCTCCTTTCTCCAATTCATCAGTCATTTCATATTTGATATAGGAATGTTCATCATCATCCTGTTTGTTTTGTTTCGGGTTGTGATCAGTGAGGCTTTGAAGCTGCAAGTAAGAGTATTCACTCTGTAATCCAGAACAGTTCCTCTGCTTTGAGGAAGAGGAGCTCATTGTTAGTGGTGCAAGTTGCCATGAATCATCCACAGATGAACCTGAGAAACTCCTCATTGTACCGGAAGGTTCAGAGAAAAAAGCATGTTCATCTACTTCTTCTTTCAACCCATAAACATAACTGTTTCTCCttcataaaaaacaaaactcatcagcaaaataataatagaagtaaaaaagaaaaaccaagtacagtaaaatttattttcaaggtTGCATTTGTGATGGAACCTGTAATCCATGTTAGTCTGGGAGTAAGAGCCAGAGCCGAGGAGAGAATGTGTGGTGTTTTCTTGAGGAGACAGTCCAACCCCTGGAGGTCTCGATGCATGGGGATACATAAAGGGGTGATTCGCCTGGGAATGATAACCATGGTAGCGAAGTTGGTGCTGCTGTTGGGATTCAGAAGACAAGGACATGGAagaatgagaagaaaaagaagaagggtGGTGTGTCTTGGTGATCGATTGGATGTTTTGAGTTGCTGTTGAAGGATTTGCCATTGTTGCATTACTAACTTCCACAGGCTTTCTTGAACGGTTTTTGCCTCTATGCATGTGTCTTTCACAGTACTTTGAATCTGGGTAGGCTTCTTTAGAGCATCTCCATTTCTTTCCATCAGTTCTTCTACACCTTCCAGGTTCTGGGTCCACTTTTCTCCCTAATCCCATCTGGAAACAGTTCCATCCAACTGCCAAAAAAACAATAAGAGAGCTTTCATTGTTAAAAAtccaaaatggaaaacaacaaaTGCAAAGTTAAAAAAGTAGGTTTAAGTTTGGGGTTTTTTTACTATGTTGAGGCTGGTAAGAGAAAAGCCTTGAAGAAAGTGAGGTATCCAAGCAGCTTCTCTTGATGGTGAAGAGGAGATCAGGTGGTATAGGGATGCCTGAGACCATGTACTTGAAGATTAGAGCTTGATGTTCAAGCTCTTGATACTGAGATGCAGTAAAAGGAAACCTGTTTCTTCCACTCATCATTCAAAAGAGACCCAATGAACAAATTTGTTGAAAATCAAgctatataaataagaaaaagaaaaaagagaggcAGTAGGTTATTCAAGTGAAAGAGAAACAAACATGAAGGAGAAAGATTGAAACAGGTTTGGTTTGTCTGTAAGTGTTTAAGTTTGGTGGGTTGGTTCATTACTTGTTATTTAAGAAGCCTTGGTTGCCTGCCTGTTTGAATGCTGATGTAGACTGACTGTGTAATAGAGTAGGTATATTTATTTCAGGGACCATTTCACTGCAGAATCTTCTGTTCATGGATAAAACTAATGCTTCTGATTATAATGCTGCCACctcctttctctctctctctctctctctcttcacTCTGACACCTGACTTCTGAGGGAAGAGAACTGAGAAGAGAGCAGTGGCTCATATTATGACTGAACCTCTCTGGTCCTGCAGCTATGCTGCCCCTCAGTGGCAGCTCTTGTCTTTCTGACACCACTTCTGAAACCCATAAACTAAAGGTTAGTGGGACTTAAAAGACtgtaaaaaacaaaagagataataattactattattattttaacctaCATCAGTTGGTGTTGGTGTCTGAACCCAAACGCCTGCCTCCCTGCCCTTCTTCAGAATCTTGTACGGTTTTTGAGCTTTTACTGCTACTAAACTCTTTTACTTTTTCCCCTGTTCCTTTACCCTCCGTATCCTCCACTTACTATACCATCTTTTTCCACCTTTGGGATATAGGGAATGTGCTTGCTTAACCAGCTAGCTCATCTACCTTTTGTTTTTCTcaatgctatatatatatatatatatatatatcatgttcTGTCTGTTTTTCTTCCCTCAATTCTCAAATGAGATGAGCATGGGCTGGTTTGGCTTGTCTCTTGTAAAAGTAGCTAAGTCTGCAATTCTGTATTAACCACCTCAGTTAAGCACTGTCTTTAACCCAAggattaatattcttttaatcaAACACtagtaatataaaaaaatacatatatcagCTAAGCTAAGCTAAGCTCTACAGTAGCTGGTTCATTATCATACTCCTATCtgtcttataataataacaaagctAAGCTAAAATGGAGGGTCCAAAAGAAGTTAAAGTGGATGCAACTGTTTCCAACAGTTGTCAAATGAGTACTTGTTTGTCCCTGTACTTCACGACTATTGTATTGTATTTGTATGGAAAGATATCAAAGCTGTTCATGTGAGGAGAAAGGGGCATTACAGAGGAAAGGGAGAGAGTTTTGACCGTTTTTTTTAAAGGGATAATAGTTGGAGAAGAAACgacattatcacatattttaaGTGTATTAGTAGTACTAAATTAAACCCTGGGGGGGGGGGCTTGGCTTGGCTTGGCTTGCATTTAATTCCCAGGCACTGTTGTTGTATTATAAGAGTGGCAGGTGTTGTACAAAGTAAGTAGAGGACTCTTTGGCACTGTTCAGAGCTGTCCTTATCTACCCTGCCAGCTTCAAACACATGCAAAGCaacttttttaaaacatatatttaaaaaaaattactgacCAGAAGTACGGTCCTCACCGTCGCAAGAAGAGCAAGTTTGGATCgggattttcttttttatttttactttgtgtggggggggggggggttatttagtgaaaataatatagtgaagaaaatgaattttggtCTTTAATAATAAGGATGATAAAagtaaagcaaaaaaaaacattaagtaTTCTTTTAGCGATtatacaacaaaaataaaaatgatcttttcaaatttcaaacttttcccACATCTAGGTTTGGTAGAACCCACTTGCATTACTTCACTTTGCTCCCAAAAGTAGTGACTAAGGGAACAATGAGaaatgggattttttttttagatattgGGGTCCTATAATTCAGTGAGGTAATGGAAAAATATTGATGTTCGTGGCAGAAAAATTAGGCACCACTCCActgtttttacttttaaaggTTCCAGCTTCCCAACTCAAATGTCAAATGTGGGTCAACATGTTACACCTGTAACAATTTTGACAGCTTATTAATATTATGTTCATTCATGTCTACAAAATTCCAGCAAAGTTTGATACTGAGATTTGCTTGTTTTCTCATTCATTACTCTCTCTGCCACTGTAATTATAAAAGCTTGCAAAAAAACTATTCCCATTATTACTTACTCAACAATCAATCAAAGTTCACTGTTCCTTCTTAATTTTCAATGTTCAAACTCCATTAATCCAACCCATGTTTGCTTCTATCAAGTCGACGAAACGAGAGCCACATGGCCCAGTAACTGGAACACCAACTTCTGCTGACTGTTTGGACATTGAGTGCCATTTTGAGACGAACAAAAAGAGGCTTCATTTCTATCAGAAGTGTAGTCTATGACCGTAGCAGAAGCTTTGATAGACCGACACTAGATTATGCACCATTAAACCAAGCCTGCAACTTGCTTTTTAAAGACAATGACAGTGTTGGTTTATGCCAAGGAAATGCATACCCCCTTGTCTTCTTGGCTGTACGCAGGCAGATAGATTCAGTGTGTTTTTCCAGGGTATTAGAGCCTTCCATATGATATCATATAACAACACATTAGAGGGGTTGGTGTAAATTACAAGATCCGTTTGAGGTTTTGGCCTTTGAAAGATTCCATGATTTTTATCGACAGTGTTTTCGAATGGATGAGGCTGAGACAAAATGGCATAGCACAAGTAacgaagaaaaagaaaaaacatttcATCTCATTTCCAGCCATTTTCAATTGCACAAAGGTTGACCTGCATTTGCTTAACTGCCACTCTTCCTGCTAATAAAGTATCTGCTCAATAATTATTCCCTGGCTACAACCTGATCAAACTCCCATTCAAGATATAAATACTTcattaaattgttattattttttcaattttcaggTTGCCAAATGGCATGGGGAGAATTGGgttgaaggaaaaataaatatatatacttttacaAACCCTATaaaatcctttttctttttcctttttttctgccgatattgataaaataatttgatattatacatTGCTTAACTTATGTTCAAGTTACAACACTACAATAGCACACCATCTTTGGATGATTGTTGTCCTATTCCTTCTGGATAAATGACAGAACAAGATCTGTATGTACAGTAAAGAGTTGTGTGTCCACAAACAGCTGGGAAATGAAGGGGAGAACTGTCAGTATATTTTCAGctatacatgcatatatttgctattttaacattaaaaatgaaaatgatcatCCTGAAAGACacaaaagatgatgaaaaacaAGAAATGGAGGAAAACAGGGTTCAATATTACTACAATTTAGCCTGAAATCATGAGTGGCAGCTAATATCTAGAGGTCTGATTAAAGGGACTCACCTTCATAAATGGTCGATCACGACTAGGGAATGAATCAATGAAACTCTCTTTTAAAAGCAACGATACCTGAACAAACAACTTCAGGATcttatctgttttttttttgaacaatacATGGTatcacaacaaaaaaaatataaatattgcaTTATACAAACTCCACCTTTCACCTGCCTGTGAAAGACTTGTACACACATAATCAACACTAAGCTCAATAAAAATGTTGTCTATGTCACAGGTTGGCCAACACAAAACTATATAATTACGTCTTTTGAAGATATATGGATCCTTAGAAATTTCCTCAACCAACAGGTAGGCAAAACCCCATAATTTTCTACTAAAAGTAGATTGGAAATGACCTAATTTTGTGCCAAGGATTCCCCACTAGACATTTtatgttgaaataataaaaatatgtttatcaATATATATTCCTATTTCCTTTTGGCTGGTACTACAGGGTCTTTTAACTGATCTTTCTAGAGTATTAATGCAATTGATTTCAATACTCACTCATGTCTAGAGCACATACAATATCTATGATAGAAAATCATATTCCTATCGATCAAATAACCCTCACGCTAGTAATTTGAATATGGTAACAGCAATATCTATGatagaaaattctaaaatattcgCATTTGTAGATATGTTGCTTTGCTGAAAAATTCTAGTTCAACGAAACACAAACCTTATCATTATTGGACTGTACATTTGTAATTGTGTGTGACCGCATGTTAGAGCAAAGAGAATCCAAGTATGATCTTAACACCGCTAAAAAACCTTTGGCAGCTTCAATCTATGCCATAAAACCACAACAATTAGCAAATCACCGAAATATGACAGTGGCACTTCATTAGATGACCTTGAACAAGTACTTACACACAACCCAAAACAGAACAAATAAAAGATGATTCAGTGATTAATATGGATAATTTCCCAAATAAAGAgacatgataaaattataaacttcaGAATATGGTGGTACTCTAGTCCACCCCAAAAAAGATATCATAATATCTAGTTAGACCTCACAATAATCAATGCATGAtagagatatcaataagttgaaAAAGCAAAACATTAATATCTCTcatatatgtttttgttatcACCACAATGA
This sequence is a window from Gossypium raimondii isolate GPD5lz chromosome 5, ASM2569854v1, whole genome shotgun sequence. Protein-coding genes within it:
- the LOC105771231 gene encoding uncharacterized protein LOC105771231 isoform X2, whose product is MEQQTNKTNAPTRKVRFAPKAPTRRAPKLEVKTEVVEDTDAVQARDLLQRLNQISAKTKPKVEKKVASSQVAFGFGAGSTSIKTFGASKGSVPTPGLREEKEYKEPWDYYSYYPVTLPMRRPYSGNPEFLDEEEFALANATFEEDSVEPAVELGLMEENSEATMFFIQLPPTLPMTKQTGNISGNETNSRSKPAASVGSAKKTRGIEELPAGFMGKMLVYRSGAVKLKLGDSLYDVTPGCNSEFSQDVVAVNTGKKHCCGVGEIDKRAILTPDVYSVFNYLTDL
- the LOC105771231 gene encoding uncharacterized protein LOC105771231 isoform X1, yielding MEQQTNKTNAPTRKVRFAPKAPTRRAPKLEVKTYISSRTWIAMQGAFFFIFKLTFFNLLMSTLVLVVFCVGFSEVVEDTDAVQARDLLQRLNQISAKTKPKVEKKVASSQVAFGFGAGSTSIKTFGASKGSVPTPGLREEKEYKEPWDYYSYYPVTLPMRRPYSGNPEFLDEEEFALANATFEEDSVEPAVELGLMEENSEATMFFIQLPPTLPMTKQTGNISGNETNSRSKPAASVGSAKKTRGIEELPAGFMGKMLVYRSGAVKLKLGDSLYDVTPGCNSEFSQDVVAVNTGKKHCCGVGEIDKRAILTPDVYSVFNYLTDL
- the LOC105770617 gene encoding growth-regulating factor 1 isoform X1 encodes the protein MMSGRNRFPFTASQYQELEHQALIFKYMVSGIPIPPDLLFTIKRSCLDTSLSSRLFSYQPQHIGWNCFQMGLGRKVDPEPGRCRRTDGKKWRCSKEAYPDSKYCERHMHRGKNRSRKPVEVSNATMANPSTATQNIQSITKTHHPSSFSSHSSMSLSSESQQQHQLRYHGYHSQANHPFMYPHASRPPGVGLSPQENTTHSLLGSGSYSQTNMDYRRNSYVYGLKEEVDEHAFFSEPSGTMRSFSGSSVDDSWQLAPLTMSSSSSKQRNCSGLQSEYSYLQLQSLTDHNPKQNKQDDDEHSYIKYEMTDELEKGEPQKTVHRFFDEWPPKHRDSWLDLDDKSSNSSSVSTTRLSISIPSTSHDFPIFNSRAHNDG
- the LOC105770617 gene encoding growth-regulating factor 1 isoform X2, with product MMSGRNRFPFTASQYQELEHQALIFKYMVSGIPIPPDLLFTIKRSCLDTSLSSRLFSYQPQHIGWNCFQMGLGRKVDPEPGRCRRTDGKKWRCSKEAYPDSKYCERHMHRGKNRSRKPVEVSNATMANPSTATQNIQSITKTHHPSSFSSHSSMSLSSESQQQHQLRYHGYHSQANHPFMYPHASRPPGVGLSPQENTTHSLLGSGSYSQTNMDYSYVYGLKEEVDEHAFFSEPSGTMRSFSGSSVDDSWQLAPLTMSSSSSKQRNCSGLQSEYSYLQLQSLTDHNPKQNKQDDDEHSYIKYEMTDELEKGEPQKTVHRFFDEWPPKHRDSWLDLDDKSSNSSSVSTTRLSISIPSTSHDFPIFNSRAHNDG